In Cicer arietinum cultivar CDC Frontier isolate Library 1 chromosome 7, Cicar.CDCFrontier_v2.0, whole genome shotgun sequence, the genomic window TATATCTTCCAAGCACAAACATTCATGTAGCTAACACTAACTCGGACGATAAAATAGAATGTACAGTGAAAtggaaataaaattaacttggGTCTTTTCAGTATTACAATGATGGTTCTTTAATTATGTGCTAGTAATGATCAAGACATCACATAAGAGAATCTAGCTTTGCCCATATGCATGATGATGAGATGAGAAGAGATGTTATGCCCCACATATTGCAGAGAAGAAGAAAACCTAATACTGTAGTTTTGTTTAGGCCCCTCTCTCCCACACCAATTATTAATGTCATGTTAGGCCCGGTCTaaatgggtaaaatcttagaattccaaataaaataaaatttttacttgatgaaaaattcttaaataaaagtttaataaaaatattttatatttaaatatttttaaaattaaaactaataaagtattatttaaaattaatattattttaataattattaaattaattgtccttattattaattaaaaaataaatatcatataaatttaataaataattttatattttaaaatgtctaaaagataatatttgataaaaatatttagcaATTTTACtgaaatactattatatattttaaacatcttttataaaaattcgtCTTTGACATCACTATATCTTGAATCTACTAATGGAATGGAATGAATAACCCCTCACCTAGTACATGCTTAGAGCATCCACACTTGACTTATGTAAGAGGGTCATGTATATGCATGGCACTCGTTTATAATttctaattctttttttaatatcaatagtATATAATAAACACTTAATTCTTTATTTAACACCTACAAATCAAAAGAAAGAAAGTTCTTTTGATTCTATATACACTTAATTCTATATACACTTCCATGTAACCATCCAAAATTTTCACTTCACAATAAAAGTGTCTATTTAAAATGATGTTAAATACATCAATAATCGGAATTAACTCTATTCATAAGTGTTACATTAACTTCTTACATAAATATCCATATAGAAGTTTAACTCTATTTATGagtgtttcttttttattcacTTTCCTTTCGACAAAATGGGAGTTTAGTTTGctttattttctcaattaaattttaattttttattctaataattatttaagttttaTGACAAATCAAGATAATGATATCATAAAATTCTTCATtaaaatttttctttcttttgtttttctttctacattgactaaattatatttttgaactagaTAAAAACACAGCAATGTTATAATATGAATAATTTGTTGGAGTGATATAACTTATAACTTTTGGAGGTATAAGGAAATAACTGTCCAACTCTTTCTTGATTATGTAAATTTTTGGAGATATTAAGATTTATTTAAGAGATCAGCTTATCTCAATAAGTATTTTTCTATATGTGttgatcaaaatcaaatttacaattatatattaagTAATTCAATCGTGTATCAAGTTCATCGCATCAAATTAATTGTTAGCGTGTTCTAACATATTCTAGTAAACATAACACATTTACTTTGTATAAAAAACATAGCATAACAATCATCAATTTTTCTATCAATGCATAGCAACAACTAttgatatatgaaaaaaaatataaagagaaacTCAAAATAAACTCAATTAATGGTTTAACCCAAAAGGAAAAAGTGTATTTTAGTTatagaaaaattgattttaaagttaTAGAATTGAtgattattttcaaacaaaattcatttaacatttaaaagtaattaatcataaaaatgatcttaaacataatttttaaattcaatttttaatttaatttatttttacataaactaatttaaatataaattatttttattaattttacttataattaaaatgaattatataaaatcaattattaaggtgacaaaaataatctttaaaaaaagatatatatgcaaaaaaaatgaaagaagacAGAAATAGAAGATTGAAAAGATTAACCTAGTGAAGGGAAATCTAAGTTGAAACTGAAACCAAATTTCAGGTAGTGGTACTGTCTCATTTCTGTGAACAATCTCCTTTTGTTTCTctctcttaattttatttttgttgacatAAACAGTTAATAGGGTTTATTTTTTGCCCTTTGTATTTGAGGGTTTGGATTTGGACCCTTTGGTCCTTCCCTTCTCAATCTTCATCTCTTCTTCTTTCtaatcttttcttttcttttcttttatttctctctCCAATCCAATGTTAACACCCCCGTGATCCTCTACATGTTATCTCACCATAACTTACCCTAAACCCTCTTTTCTCTTCTCTCCATCATGTCTCACGGATCTCCCTCTTCTCTCCCTGCCCACCGATCATCACCTTCGCCGGACCCCGATTCCGATATTCCCGCTCCGCTTCCCAAGGAGGAAACAACCGCACCCGCTCCTCTTCCGACCACGAGAAGCAACCGTCCCTCACGCGCGTGCACGATTCGTGCCGCTTCTCGTCTATATTCCTCGCAACCGGTAATCGAAAGGAAACCTAAGAAGGAGCAGCAGCGGAGGGAGGAGTCTCCTCCGTCGCAATGCAGTAAGATCGTGACGCCGTTGGTGGAACCTCCGTCGGAGTCGCAGTTGCCGCGGTGGAAACTTCGGTCGATGTGGGAGTTAGCTTCCGTACTCAATTTCTTGCGTGTGAGCTTCATAGATGTGATCTTTTGTCTTTGGGTTGcgtttttttgtttctttgtgtTTTGAAAAGTTTGCGTTTTTGTggtgttttttgttgttgttgcagcTATTTAGGCCTCTGTTGAATATTTCTCTTGAATTCTCTGCCGAAGAGTTTGAGACTGCTCTTCTTACCCCCAATGACACTTTGTTTTACATTCATATGCCTTTGTTAAAGGTTGgtgctttttctttttttactctTCAAGTTTATGGCATTTCATGTTTCTGCTATGAATGTTGCTCCTACACTTTGTAGATTGTGTTTATTTACTGCCTTTTGTCTTGTATTTTTCTGATTTCGCGCTTTCTAAATATCACATTGAATTGAAAATTGTAGTTTTTTTCAGATGGTTTAGTAGTGTGCTTGACTTTAAGAGAAATTTTAGAGCTGTGAAGTCggtttttttttgtagttataTGCTCATTGGATTGGAGGTTGCTGAAATTGAAATAGGGTAGAGTGAAGTGAATCAGACTTACATTTTGCATTGCTCTTGGCTTTTCTTGTTCCAAGAATAAATGCAGCCATGTGTTTTGGGAATGTCTTTATGACAAAGGTGATGACTTGTCTTAATTTTCGACGTGAGTGGGTTAAACGGCTGGGACTTGGGATAAAACTTTATTCAATGTGGTGGTTAACTTCTGAATTCTGATTACATGACTGATTGATGATCTCAGAATAAGATTAACAAATACAATATTCTAAATGGAAATATTTGCTTGTGAATGAATTGCATGCTCAACTTCACAGAGATTGGTAGTTAGAGAGAAGTTACTTGATTGGGAGGTTTTTTATTGTGAGGATATGATGAACTTTGTGTTTATATGCTGAAAGTGATATGTATGAACTTTCACTGTTCCTTTTATCCAAGCGAACATTAAATTGGGGACTTGCTTTGTTTGTGATATTCTGACCTAAAGGCTTAATTCATCGTCAAAGAGTATAATGCAACCATATTTACTCCTTGTTGTTTAAAGAAGAATAACAATGATACGTTGTCTGTATTAAATGGTTACAATTTTCTAAACAATCTTAACCAGTTTTAAAGCTTAGTCTGCTTTTATCCATACGTTGACTTTGGCTCTCAATATAACCAAAGTTAATCTTGCAAGATGATAATGTATACTAGGATAGACAGTTTATATAAGAGGTTAAGGGCTGCCTTTAGTGGATTACATTACATAAAGTAAAGGCTAAGATTAAAAAATTCTTGAACTTTGGCAACAAGAGTCTTCTTTGTATCAAATTTTTACTGAAAGGTTTTTTACTTGAATTATGTATCAAATCCTGCCTATGTTAGCTTTGCTATTCATAGCTGGTCCCAAGCTGGATAAAAGGAAAGGGTTGTGTTAGGTAGTCGACAGACAATGTAGAACTTCGTCGAATCTCTATGACATGGATCAACATTGTCACTAGAAGATTCAAATATCATGAGAAAGTATACAGTGAAAAATTTGAAGATGTAGCACATTGATGATAACCGAGCTTAGGTTTTTATAAGTTTACTTTTAGTTTGAACATTCTAATTACAGCTATCTTGCATTGGTCTCTTAGGTTTTTTTGCCAACCTCTATGGCTAAGTTGTGAGGAATGGTGGCCATGGCGGAAATGGTGGCTTAAAATGGGGAATTTTTTGCCTTGCGCCATCAGCAATCAATAACATTAGTTTCTTGTTAGGGGGTTGATATGTTGTTGAGTGgcaaatatttaaatagagtATGGTAAAGTCAAGGATGCTTGTTTGTAGTTATGGTACTTTCAAATCTTGTAAGAGGTGTCTGTAGTTGTTTCAGCCACGATTCTACTGCAATGATCTCTCTTAATATATATTACCCTTAGAAAATTGTACTTTCTCATTCTATGTTTTACAAAGTTGCTACCGgtttaatattaacatttattatACTATTTGGCAGGCAATCCCTCCTATTACACGAATGGCACTCACACGTGATACTTGGATAACTGTATTATGCAGAAAATTAAGAGATTGGTGGCATTGGGTAATAagatacttttattttttgtgctTATATTTAATAgtctcatatattttattttaagttttctaGAGCTTATATGAGGATGGATTTCAAATGTAGGTTGCTGAGGgggatcttccaattgttgctTCACATGGGTAAATATTACTGCAATATTTCAAATCCTATAATGTTAATATATGCATTTCCCAAGTCTCAGGTTATGCTTAACTTGATAGGGCGGAGATTGAAGTATATAAATCACTTGATCCAGCCATCCGTGTTATCATCTTAAAAGCATTATGTGACATTCGTGTTGAGGTACTATTAATGTTGATTTATCTGTATATTATGTCTTTTTATCTTGAATGGGTGAACTTTGGTTTGGTAGGATGACAACCATTTCCCTTATGTTAACTTGAATATTATTGGATGATTATGCTTGATCCGGTCATGCCATGCCCTGAATTAATAAGCAACCATTTCCCTTATGTTCTGTGCATGACATTATCTCTCTTTTTCtctgttatgttttttttttctgttacAACAGCTCTTTTTGGCTTATTTTTCATGCCTCATATCTTTCACATAAAGCAGTTTCTTCATTGCATATATTTGTGGCTAGTGTcgtattttctttttcttgggTCGGAGACTTCTCTGTCTGATTACCCTTCTTATTCTCCAAggatccttttttttttgttaaaaccCACTGGGTGCATCCACAATTCCCTTTTGGCAGAGAAAACATGGCCTTACACTGGTTATCCCCTTTTCTATTGATGTAATGATCAAATTTGAGTAAATATCTTGCAGCAAGAAGATATCCGAAATTATATTGACAACTCAATCAAACACAGTATTCCACTTTCAACATTCCGTAAAGAGCGTATTGGAGGTGATTCACATGGAATTTCTTATTGGTAATATACTTTTGCTTTCCCTTCATTGTGACAAAATTTGGAATTTTATATTAGAAAATTTTTGTACATGTAAGTCTGCTTGTAGTTTTATTCATTTGGAGTTTGATTATTGCAGGTATGAAGATGACCCCGATATTGGTCATAGGTTGTATCGAGAAATAAGGAAAACTGAAGTGGTTCAAACGAAGAAAGGGAAAGCAAGGGGTTCCCAGGTTCTTTCTAATACGTCATACCAGTGGGAGGCAGTTGCTACCAATTTTGATGAATTTCAAGATGTTTCTGTAAGTTGCTTTCGCTGGTTGATATATGTTCTTGTTAAATACGACTTGCCATGGAACAGTAAACATGTAGTAATTGTTGGGTGGCTTGCTTGGAGTTGGTGTGTAGATTGTTGGGGCAGATAATGAATCACTTAAAAAGTTAAATGGTAAATACATAATACTGTTGTTTTGTTGGGAATCACAAAATGTCTcctaattttattattagaaaTCCCAGCTAATATTTAAAGAGGTAAGTTGACTATCAAGAATCACTTAAAAAGTTTAATTGTAAATACCTAATACTTATTTGTTTTAGCAGTTCTTAACAAAGGCTGGAAATTTTTTTACAGTAATGatatgggttgctttcaacaaCCCAAGAAATCTTTGCAGCTTTTGTTTAGCACGTTTCATGATACTTAACTCTGAACGAAAAAGAAAGTTACTGTAGAAGATTACTACTTgcaagaaaatattataaatatttgcaTCCCGACCTTTGTTGATTTAGATTGCAGTCTTAATCAATAATGTGAACCACAGAGGTCAAAGTTAGTAGTCACAGTTATTTAATGAGATCAGATGCTTAATGGGGAAGCAATTGTCATGTTCAATTGTTTGATTTAGACTGCTCTTGATCAATGTTGTTTTACTTTATACATAAAACTTTTAACAATGTTGATATTTGTTTACATCCAGATGATTGGATTCaccctattttatttttttttcatttttagttatGTTAAAATATACTTTCCACTGCTTTTACTGtgaacatattttttttctatacatGATGCTGTGTCATATATGACTCAATCAATTCTTTCATCTGCTTACAGGAGAAGCTTTTCTCAAGTAAAAACAGAACAGAGGCTTCTGTGGGGAAAAAGCTGAAGATAGACATGCTTCCTGAAATTGAGAAAGTTCACAAGGTACTCCATGGTTGAGAAATTTGACTAGAATTGGTATTCTAAGAATTGAACTCAAAAGTTTGCTATTTttcagaaaagaaaataatatttatttgtgcTCCTTTAAGGATCTTAGTTACATTTTTAACATACCAATTTACGTTGGCACAGAAAAAGGAGAGGTTGCTGAAAAAGCAACACAGAGAAGCTCTTCTTCTTGATAATTACTTGGTTGTTGACGGCCTTGGTTCTGGGCGTTCACTTCGTGACAGGAAACCTGTAACCTACACTTTCGGTAAGAGCAAAAAGTTTGAGTATAACTTGAACCAACATTTTCATGGTATTGGTAGTTGATATCTGTATTGCatgattatttgaattttgatatgACAACTGGAGTTTTCCCTTTTGCTCTCATGTTCTTCTTACGAGTTTTACCATTTTATCTAGCCCTTGTGTATTAGTCTGCAGTCCttcttttaaaatgttataattagaatgtctataaaattttcataatatcttaattatatctttaaatGTTTTAGAATCTCTAACAtgatctttaaaatttattatgaaaTCAATTAGTTATCTAACCGTGGAATCAATTTAGTCGTTTCATGTTATTTACTGTTTCTTTCCttatttaattaagattaatagttttattctatTAGTGGGCTTGGACTTGTTCTAGAAATGCTATTCCAATACTTGGCCTCATTATTAAGATAATAGGGCCATCAGGTCATAGTCATTATTTTGTAATGCATTAtcataacataataaaataataatcttGAGTCCATGTTTCCTCTATTTCCTACCTAAAAGTTGTACTTTTGTAATTGTTCTTGGGTCCATGTATACCTTCTATTGTTTGAAGCACCTAGGCTGGATCTATTGACCCATATCTACATCATGCTTCTTGGTTGAGGAGGCTGCTAGTGCTGCTATAAGGGATAATTGTACTGAAACTTTCTGGTTATGCCTACATGATCTGATAAATGTCGAATTGAATTTCTACATGgttgattttcttaaaaataaaatcttaggTTTTATATGCTTGGTTTTTGGTAATTTAAGGTAAGACTTGGCTTGATAGTCTATGACATGGTGGTCACTGATTTTAGTTGTGGAAACAATTTTTCCTATGCTGTCTGGCTCTCCTCATTGTCACAATGGTTGTAGACTTATGAGTTGGCCCGCTTTCTCTATTGTGGGGTGATTTGTGGTGACCGGTGAGGCTTTGGAAATGAATAAAATCaaagtcattttattttaatttttggtcgCATAGGAATTATCTTACATTCAGAGTATCCACTCTGTTTGTTTACACTATTTAACATTTGCCATTATTGTTGTTGCAGATGATTATGATCGGTCCATCAATGAGGCAATTAAAGTGACCAAGTATATGCTAATACCCTTTTCCCCTGTTTTTATGTGTGTGTGTGGGGGGGGAGGGAGATGGGTCAGTCATACTCATTCATTTGATACTGTGTACTCATGGCATATGTATCTGTTTCCTTAATTGTCAGGCGGAAACAGCCATCCCCAGAACCTATGCCCAGGAGAGAACCAGTAGCAAAACCTGAAGCTTTGACTAATGGTAACCATGGTCCTTCACATGCtgaacaaaatcagaattttgctATATCATCTCCAGAATCATTTGActctgatgatgatgatgaatatGATAATACCGACACTTTGGACCGAAGGTGtgtaatttttgtttcttcaaaATCTGTTTGGATGTCATCTATCTAAATTTTgacaaataatttcattttaacatCAGTGGTCGTCGAAGAAGGAAACCTAAGCGGTATTCAGAGAATGAGTTTGTTGAAGAAGTGTCTGATTATGAGGCAGACTTTGACAGTGATGATGATATTGTTGGAGAAGCTGTATATGATGAAGAATATCTCAAGAAACGCAAGCAGAGAAGGAAGCATTCTAGTAGCTCTGAAGGAGATGAAGAATATCAGGGCGATGATGATAAtgtagaagatgaagaagaagaagaagaagacgatGATGATGAAGATTCTATAAGCATGAGTGAGGATAGTGACAAACCCCGCAAAGTCAAACGATTGCCAGGCCGAACTAGGAGGCAAACGAAACTCAGGTCTGTGGGTGAGATGCAATCAAGTCCAAGACGCAGTAAGAGGGCAACTAGAAATCGTATAGATTACCGACAATATGAGATGTCGGATTCAGAAACTGAGTTTATCAAACCCAAGAAGTCTAACGCATCGGCTGATCACTCGGATCCCGGTGAGAATGAGAATGGGGAATATATGATGGAAAGTGAAGATTCAGATAGCAATGAAGATGAAGATCAGGAAATGAAAGTTGATGAGCCTGTTAGTGTTCCTTCCCATGCAGTAGAAGAGAATGAACAAAACCAGCCTCCTGAAAAGTCAAGTAGTCCACCTGGTCACGAAGAAGTTGAGGGCACAGGAAAAAGACGTTTTCTTGATTTGAATGAGCTTGCCCCTAGCCCTGGTTTTGATGATGGTCCAAGTACAATAATGAAAGATGAAGACAATGACTACTGAAGCTTCTTCCTCTTCTGTATAAGTGAAGGGATTGTAGTTTTCTATCAGGGAAGCCTGTGTGTGTGATAATagtgttataaattttgttataagcCCCAGAGGAAGTTATTAGCAGGTCTCCTCCTATGGCATAATCTGAGCAGCCCTTGGTGCATGATTTACCACCAGAAACAGCATGCATGATAAGTTATGTAGATTAggtagtcattttttttttagccCATCCAAAATGAATGAGAAATTGTTATGGGTTATTTATTTAACCCATCCAATCGTTGTACAATAACTGTTTAACAGGTACTGTAACTAAAGAGAAGTGGCTTTCAGATTATTAAACCCTGTATTAAGTTTTCTTTCATGAACTCTGATGCTGAATGATCAGCATGCATGCATGAGCACAACATGTGGGTCTCATAAATTTGATGGGACTTGTGTATTTTAACCAACCAAAGAGAATGTGCTGTtagcattattattttttaatactttgTTCGGTTTGAAAACTGGTCTTTTTATAGTTATGAAACTGACTGGGGAAAACTAAGGATCTTTTTTAAGTAAATCAAGTTAGTTTCTCTTAGAAACACAACATTAGATAGAAATGATAGATGATAGTGATATATTAAATTCTTGAGTTACCAATAAATCGAATCCTCTATGCCAAATGAATTGATTTGGTATTGTTTCAAAATGTATTACAAACTTGTACAAAATTGGCATTAGTGTGGGATTTTCTTCTTCCAAACTGGTATCATCCCTCCAATAGGCTTCTTCAAATAAAACTAAGGGTGCGAATAGAAAAAGAGTGTGGATAGCACTTTTTGAGTACTTTCTGTGTCAATGGGTGATTCATATATCTAACAATAATTTGTTTCAAAATCAACCAACTCTAAAcgtcattttaaattttgacaGTTCTCAAGGTTTATCATTTTTACAAAAGCTCTCAAGTTTATTATTGAACACTGCCTATGCAAAtgctgtaaaagactttgtaAAGTGGCTATGAAAGGATTATTTAACTAACTATTTGGACGTTTGTGGTTAATATGCTTCATTTAAGCTGGAATCGTTCAGACAAAATTAAAGTTCAATCTCTGATTAGCACAACATTTGATTATGTCGTACTTATCTTTCATGTGAATACCAAATTAGGTGGATACTTTTTCTTTGAAATAGAAtggttaataaaaataaatatgaaagtgAGTATGCAAAAAACACTTTTCTTAAACAAAATGTACGAATGTGTTAATCCACAAGTGCAACACTCACTCACGGCCATATTATCTAGTACACTTATATACTATAAAGACTAGAAAGAACTTTCTTTTATGTTCCCTGACTTTCTTAGCATAGTAAAACTTTTTATGTAACCACTTATCTTGTTTTCAGaagaaagataaaaattaagaaGTTACTCATACAATTAGTTACCAATCAAGTTCAAAATTAGTCCCATAAGCAGTAGGAAATCAGATAATTCAGATCCTAAAACACATGATACTACTTACTATGATAACAAAAGTCCCTCACATTGGCCACAATTTCCTCCACACAAAATCATGACAAATTTGCTATCTCTCAATTTGCTTAATTGCTTCATCACTTTCTTTCTCATCAATAAAGTTACCATTACCATTTTCTTTAATAGGAGTAATAATGTGTTCCACTTCCTCATCTTGTTCCTTAATTGAACTTGTACTATTCTGTCTCTCAGTTTTTGCTTCCTCAAGTGCTTGAATCAAATTCAAAAGACACTTATCAGCATCATCCATTGGAGACTTAGGCATAAGACTCTCAGCTACATCAGCTGGTGTAATCTTGACTTCACCAATTAGCCTCTCAATAGTCTCAAACAACAAATGTTTCTCAACTCTCAAGTAATTATTAGCAAGCACTTTAAAACCATTAAAACTACAATAAGAAAGTTCAATATGTTTGTCCATTCTACCCCTTCTAATAAGTGCAGGATCCAGCTTCTCCACATAATTAGTTGTGAAAACAATCAACCTCTCACCTCCACAAGCTGACCATATACCATCTATAAAATTCAACAACCCTGAAAGTGTCACTTTGCTATTAACACCACCAACACCAACACTTCCTTCTTCCTTCACCTCTTTCCTTCCAACATCAAAATTCACTTTTTCATTCTCATCATCAGACAAAAACTTACCACAATCACCCTTTTTCTTCCTTTGACCTGTAAGATCAAGTGAACAATCAATATCTTCAATAACAATTATAGACTTACTAGTTGTCTCAATCAAA contains:
- the LOC101499113 gene encoding DDT domain-containing protein DDR4 isoform X1: MSHGSPSSLPAHRSSPSPDPDSDIPAPLPKEETTAPAPLPTTRSNRPSRACTIRAASRLYSSQPVIERKPKKEQQRREESPPSQCSKIVTPLVEPPSESQLPRWKLRSMWELASVLNFLRLFRPLLNISLEFSAEEFETALLTPNDTLFYIHMPLLKAIPPITRMALTRDTWITVLCRKLRDWWHWVAEGDLPIVASHGAEIEVYKSLDPAIRVIILKALCDIRVEQEDIRNYIDNSIKHSIPLSTFRKERIGGDSHGISYWYEDDPDIGHRLYREIRKTEVVQTKKGKARGSQVLSNTSYQWEAVATNFDEFQDVSEKLFSSKNRTEASVGKKLKIDMLPEIEKVHKKKERLLKKQHREALLLDNYLVVDGLGSGRSLRDRKPVTYTFDDYDRSINEAIKVTKRKQPSPEPMPRREPVAKPEALTNGNHGPSHAEQNQNFAISSPESFDSDDDDEYDNTDTLDRSGRRRRKPKRYSENEFVEEVSDYEADFDSDDDIVGEAVYDEEYLKKRKQRRKHSSSSEGDEEYQGDDDNVEDEEEEEEDDDDEDSISMSEDSDKPRKVKRLPGRTRRQTKLRSVGEMQSSPRRSKRATRNRIDYRQYEMSDSETEFIKPKKSNASADHSDPGENENGEYMMESEDSDSNEDEDQEMKVDEPVSVPSHAVEENEQNQPPEKSSSPPGHEEVEGTGKRRFLDLNELAPSPGFDDGPSTIMKDEDNDY
- the LOC101499113 gene encoding DDT domain-containing protein DDR4 isoform X2; amino-acid sequence: MCFGNVFMTKAIPPITRMALTRDTWITVLCRKLRDWWHWVAEGDLPIVASHGAEIEVYKSLDPAIRVIILKALCDIRVEQEDIRNYIDNSIKHSIPLSTFRKERIGGDSHGISYWYEDDPDIGHRLYREIRKTEVVQTKKGKARGSQVLSNTSYQWEAVATNFDEFQDVSEKLFSSKNRTEASVGKKLKIDMLPEIEKVHKKKERLLKKQHREALLLDNYLVVDGLGSGRSLRDRKPVTYTFDDYDRSINEAIKVTKRKQPSPEPMPRREPVAKPEALTNGNHGPSHAEQNQNFAISSPESFDSDDDDEYDNTDTLDRSGRRRRKPKRYSENEFVEEVSDYEADFDSDDDIVGEAVYDEEYLKKRKQRRKHSSSSEGDEEYQGDDDNVEDEEEEEEDDDDEDSISMSEDSDKPRKVKRLPGRTRRQTKLRSVGEMQSSPRRSKRATRNRIDYRQYEMSDSETEFIKPKKSNASADHSDPGENENGEYMMESEDSDSNEDEDQEMKVDEPVSVPSHAVEENEQNQPPEKSSSPPGHEEVEGTGKRRFLDLNELAPSPGFDDGPSTIMKDEDNDY